From Vitis vinifera cultivar Pinot Noir 40024 chromosome 5, ASM3070453v1, the proteins below share one genomic window:
- the LOC104879314 gene encoding F-box protein At2g26160-like produces MALQRKFCPCFQTPWLLLPCGPVEEEEHDDEGERGISFSNLGEKKKQRDVCGEIYEGCCVGSSHGWLVLLDKTANLSVFNPFLGAQIQVGSLKEGLEFTDVDACTVKEDPRAFVPKAIVMFDYKKNKDGVVLIYGSRKKLAFCRYRDGRFMDLEGAHQPYHDIICYDNVVCALSDTGSVEVWDISGSFPTKMMDMEPSFPLKTASFGRSFRDLYSSHFYLVESCGELLFIVRFIGEFANGDGKPVREADLLGDEDIQPKICPYKTLLFHVYRLDRYKIKWVEMESLGDQVVFLGGNHSMSLRVGDCPGCVKDSIYFTDSYWEGVDDDYSYGGHDMGYYNLGDRSVQRFYDTHRCKMKDTPFWVVSNPW; encoded by the coding sequence ATGGCGCTTCAAAGAAAGTTCTGTCCTTGTTTCCAAACACCATGGCTCCTGCTTCCTTGTGGCCCAGTAGAAGAGGAGGAACATGATGACGAAGGGGAACGCGGTATTTCCTTTTCTAATCTGGGTgagaaaaagaagcaaagagacgTTTGTGGGGAGATTTATGAAGGTTGTTGCGTTGGGTCCTCTCATGGCTGGTTGGTGCTTTTGGACAAAACAGCAAATCTGAGTGTCTTCAATCCCTTTTTGGGTGCTCAAATTCAAGTCGGTTCTTTGAAAGAAGGTTTGGAGTTTACTGATGTTGATGCATGCACTGTTAAGGAAGATCCCAGGGCCTTTGTTCCCAAAGCTattgtgatgtttgattataAGAAGAACAAGGATGGAGTTGTCCTGATCTATGGAAGCAGGAAAAAGTTGGCTTTCTGTAGGTACAGAGATGGCAGATTCATGGACCTTGAAGGAGCCCACCAGCCTTACCACGATATCATATGCTACGATAATGTGGTTTGTGCATTATCGGATACAGGATCAGTTGAAGTTTGGGATATTAGTGGGTCTTTTCCTACTAAGATGATGGATATGGAGCCTTCCTTTCCCTTGAAAACTGCAAGCTTCGGAAGAAGTTTCAGAGATCTTTATTCCAGCCATTTTTACTTGGTGGAATCATGTGGAGAGCTTCTGTTTATCGTGAGGTTTATAGGAGAATTTGCAAATGGAGATGGGAAACCAGTTCGAGAGGCAGACCTCCTTGGTGATGAGGACATCCAACCCAAGATTTGTCCCTATAAGACGTTGTTGTTCCATGTTTACAGGCTTGACCGctataagataaaatgggtAGAGATGGAGAGCTTGGGGGATCAAGTGGTGTTTCTAGGTGGAAACCACTCAATGTCCTTAAGGGTTGGAGATTGTCCAGGATGCGTAAAGGATTCAATTTACTTCACAGACTCTTATTGGGAAGGAGTGGATGATGATTACTCATATGGGGGTCACGACATGGGGTATTACAATTTGGGAGATAGAAGCGTGCAGCGATTCTATGACACTCACCGTTGCAAGATGAAGGACACACCCTTTTGGGTCGTTTCTAATCCGTGGTAG
- the LOC104879313 gene encoding F-box protein SKIP23-like, whose amino-acid sequence MALEGEFSPCFQTPWLMLPSGRVEEGEEDGEGESGISFFNLAEKIEYRDVCMCGEVYEGCCIGSSHGWLVLLDETANLSVFNPFSGAQIQVGSLKEGLEFTDVDAYTVEEDPRAFVPKAIVMSDGEKNKDKDGVVLIYGSRKKLAFCTYRDGKFMDLDGAHQPYHDIIYYDNVVCALSDTGSVEVWDFSGSFPTKIMDMTPSFPLKTANFGRSFKDLYSSHFYLVESCGELLFVVRFIGEFVDGDGKPVQEADLLSDEDTQPKICPYKTLLFHVYRLDLHEKKWVEMESLGDQVVFLGGNHSMSLRVGDCPGCVKDSIYFTDSYWERVDEDYSYGGHDMGYYNLRDRSVKPFYDTHRCKMKPIPFWVVPNSW is encoded by the coding sequence ATGGCGCTTGAAGGAGAGTTCAGTCCTTGTTTCCAAACCCCATGGCTCATGCTTCCTTCTGGCCGAGTAGAAGAGGGGGAAGAGGATGGTGAAGGGGAAAGCGGTATCTCTTTTTTCAATCTGGCTGAGAAAATTGAGTACAGAGACGTTTGCATGTGTGGGGAGGTTTATGAAGGTTGTTGCATTGGGTCTTCTCATGGCTGGTTAGTGCTTTTGGACGAAACAGCAAATTTGAGTGTCTTCAATCCTTTTTCGGGTGCTCAAATTCAAGTTGGTTCCTTGAAAGAAGGTTTGGAGTTTACTGATGTTGATGCATACACGGTTGAGGAAGATCCCAGGGCCTTTGTTCCCAAAGCTATTGTGATGTCTGATGGTGAGAAGAACAAGGACAAGGATGGAGTTGTCCTGATATACGGAAGCAGGAAGAAGCTGGCTTTCTGTACGTATAGAGATGGTAAATTCATGGACCTTGATGGAGCTCACCAGCCTTACCATGATATCATATACTACGACAATGTGGTTTGTGCATTATCGGATACAGGGTCAGTTGAAGTTTGGGATTTTAGTGGGTCTTTTCCTACTAAGATTATGGATATGACGCCTTCCTTTCCCTTGAAAACTGCAAACTTtggaagaagcttcaaagatCTTTATTCAAGCCATTTTTACTTGGTGGAATCATGTGGGGAGCTTTTGTTTGTGGTGAGGTTTATAGGAGAATTTGTGGATGGGGATGGGAAACCAGTTCAAGAGGCAGACCTCCTTAGTGATGAGGACACCCAACCCAAGATTTGTCCCTATAAGACGTTGTTGTTCCATGTTTACAGGCTTGACCTCCATGAGAAAAAATGGGTAGAGATGGAGAGCTTGGGGGATCAAGTAGTGTTTTTGGGTGGAAACCACTCGATGTCCTTAAGGGTTGGGGATTGTCCAGGATGCGTAAAGGATTCAATTTACTTCACAGACTCTTATTGGGAACGAGTGGACGAAGATTACTCATATGGAGGTCACGACATGGGGTATTACAACTTGAGAGATAGAAGCGTGAAGCCATTTTATGACACTCATCGTTGCAAGATGAAGCCAATACCCTTTTGGGTTGTCCCTAATTCGTGGTAG
- the LOC104879315 gene encoding uncharacterized protein LOC104879315, with product MGYAVENTVDALRVARIDLEVAIVLKVSAECRQCPCFAADRECEPDVCRSCWISCGDGSQFRSRLSLESHPWRRVGGRLIRADSYPSSDSSVEMSDELASTLASIQEFMAGVSRRLDQIESSRQDPHPAGMVTDETIPHASQTAQTRPPGVSLGTPFHLTDHYETIPPPTVTVPPPMVPTIEDTRLAEQEAKVERLESMMRQIRLQDGGLTWDDRDGIPAASLPAKFRMPDIERYSGIGCPKIHLRLYSMVMRAHGIDDAQLVTLFPMSLSGAAQRWFASVEPSRLRTWEDVAREFLTQFAFSADIDVSRRELEATRQRSEESISSFVTRWRAKVAGMVDRPKERDQIDMVLRNLQPRFARRLVGIPFQDLRSLVQAAFSVEEAIARGLWTDTTPSPDSKGKKLIGPFGRSGEVGAISYQHRRPAHHSLYRPPTVRAHFPHPQYQYQPDYVQEPYITQTSMQPRPSHPRAATHQPPRPYAQRPARQFTPLGMTLTRAFEKLRDAGVIVPLAPRPLPHPIPPHFRSHEHCLYHQIPGHDTEHCSALHHAIQDLIDSGVVDLARPSVTTNPLPTHSTHAVPPPLGLQ from the exons ATGGGATATGCTGTGGAAAATACTGTGGATGCCCTAAGGGTTGCAAGAATTGATTTAGAGGTTGCCATTGTGCTAAAGGTCAGTGCCGAATGTCGTCAATGTCCATGCTTTGCGGCAGACAGGGAATGTGAACCAGATGTTTGTCGGAGTTGCTGGATCAGTTGTGGTGATG GGAGTCAGTTTAGGAGTCGGTTGAGTCTGGAGTCACATCCTTGGAGGAGAGTTGGAGGTCGATTGATCAGGGCAGATTCATATCCGAGTTCAGACAGTTCAGTTGAGATGTCAGACGAGCTAGCTTCCACACTTGCTTCCATTCAGGAGTTCATGGCCGGAGTCAGTAGACGCTTGGATCAGATAGAGAGTTCTCGCCAGGATCCTCATCCGGCTGGCATGGTCACTGACGAGACGATTCCTCATGCATCTCAGACAGCACAGACTCGTCCACCTGGGGTTTCACTTGGTACTCCATTCCATCTGACAGATCATTATGAGACCATTCCACCACCTACTGTCACAGTGCCGCCTCCCATGGTTCCTACTATTGAGGATACTCGATTGGCCGAGCAGGAGGCCAAGGTTGAGAGGCTTGAGTCCATGATGAGACAGATCAGATTGCAGGACGgaggtttgacttgggatgaCAGAGATGGCATACCGGCGGCTAGCTTGCCCGCCAAGTTTCGCATGCCAGACATTGAGCGTTACAGTGGGATTGGTTGTCCCAAGATCCACTTGAGGCTATACAGCATGGTCATGAGAGCACATGGGATAGATGATGCGCAGTTGGTGACCCTCTTTCCTATGTCACTTAGTGGGGCAGCTCAGAGGTGGTTTGCTTCAGTTGAGCCTTCGAGACTTCGCACCTGGGAGGACGTGGCTCGTGAGTTCCTGACTCAGTTCGCTTTCAGTGCCGATATTGATGTATCCAGACGAGAGTTGGAGGCCACTAGACAGAGGTCAGAGGAGTCTATTTCTTCATTTGTCACTCGTTGGAGGGCAAAGGTGGCTGGTATGGTAGACCGGCCTAAGGAGCGAGATcagattgatatggttcttcGGAACCTACAGCCGAGATTCGCGAGACGTCTTGTGGGCATCCCGTTTCAGGATCTCAGGAGTCTGGTTCAGGCGGCTTTTAGTGTTGAGGAGGCTATTGCTCGAGGATTATGGACAGATACTACTCCTTCCCCTGACAGTAAGGGGAAGAAGCTGATTGGGCCATTTGGTAGATCTGGAGAGGTTGGCGCTATTAGTTATCAGCATCGGAGGCCTGCGCATCACTCGCTTTATAGACCTCCTACAGTCAGAGCTCATTTCCCTCATCCGCAGTATCAGTATCAGCCGGATTATGTTCAGGAGCCTTACATTACTCAGACTAGCATGCAGCCACGACCTTCGCATCCGAGAGCCGCTACTCACCAGCCACCCAGGCCATATGCACAGAGGCCCGCGAGACAGTTCACTCCGTTGggcatgactttgactagagcttttgagaagctcaGAGACGCCGGAGTGATTGTTCCTTTGGCACCGAGGCCTTTGCCCCATCCTATTCCTCCTCATTTCCGTTCACATGAGCACTGCTTGTATCATCAGATTCCGGGGCACGATACTGAGCATTGTTCAGCACTACATCATGCGATACAGGATTTGATCGATTCAGGGGTGGTTGACTTGGCTAggccaagtgtgaccaccaaTCCCTTGCCTACACATTctacacatgcagttcctcctcctCTTGGTCTTCAGTAG